The proteins below are encoded in one region of Rana temporaria chromosome 2, aRanTem1.1, whole genome shotgun sequence:
- the POU3F3 gene encoding POU domain, class 3, transcription factor 3, with the protein MATTAASNPYLPSNSILSPGSIVHSDSGGGGGMQPGSAAVTSVSGGYRGDPTVKMVQSDFMQGAMAASNGGHMLSHAHQWVTALPHAAAAAAAAAAAAAEAGSPWSSSPVGMTGSPQHPQQQQDVKGGAGRDELHPGAALHHRPPHLGPHQGHQGGWGAAAASHIQSMAAAGAQQQQQQQQQQQQALLYSQSGAFTVNGMLSPPPGSQSLVHPGLVRGDTPELADHHHHHHHHQQQQHQHHQQQQQQQQQQHHGVNSHEPHSDEDTPTSDDLEQFAKQFKQRRIKLGFTQADVGLALGTLYGNVFSQTTICRFEALQLSFKNMCKLKPLLNKWLEEADSSTGSPTSIDKIAAQGRKRKKRTSIEVSVKGALESHFLKCPKPSAQEITNLADSLQLEKEVVRVWFCNRRQKEKRMTPPGIQQQTPDDVYSQVGNVGADTPPPHHGMQTSVQ; encoded by the coding sequence ATGGCCACCACGGCTGCTTCCAACCCCTACCTCCCCAGCAACAGCATCCTATCCCCGGGCTCCATCGTCCACTCGGACTCGGGGGGTGGagggggcatgcagcctggcagcgcGGCGGTGACTTCGGTGTCGGGTGGTTACCGGGGGGACCCCACGGTGAAGATGGTGCAGAGTGACTTTATGCAGGGGGCCATGGCGGCCAGTAACGGAGGACACATGCTGAGCCACGCACACCAGTGGGTCACGGCGCTTCCTCACGCGGCGGCGGCTGCAGCAGCTGCAGCGGCGGCAGCGGCCGAGGCCGGCTCACCTTGGTCCAGCAGCCCGGTGGGGATGACCGGCAGCCCGCAGCACCCTCAGCAGCAGCAGGATGTGAAGGGGGGAGCTGGGAGGGACGAACTGCATCCGGGGGCTGCTTTACATCACCGACCGCCTCACCTAGGACCCCACCAAGGACATCAGGGTGGCTGGGGAGCCGCGGCCGCCTCTCACATCCAGTCCATGGCCGCCGCAGGGgctcagcagcaacagcagcagcaacagcaacAGCAGCAGGCGCTTCTCTACTCCCAATCTGGGGCTTTCACTGTGAACGGTATGCTGAGCCCACCCCCGGGGAGCCAGAGCCTAGTCCACCCGGGCCTGGTTAGGGGTGACACCCCCGAGCTGGccgaccaccaccaccatcatcaccaccaccagcagcagcaacaTCAGCACCaccaacagcagcagcagcaacaacagcagCAGCACCACGGGGTGAACAGCCATGAGCCGCACTCCGATGAGGACACCCCGACCTCGGATGACCTAGAACAATTCGCCAAGCAGTTCAAACAGAGAAGGATCAAACTGGGCTTCACCCAAGCGGACGTGGGCCTTGCCCTGGGCACCCTCTATGGCAATGTCTTCTCCCAGACCACCATCTGTAGGTTTGAAGCTCTTCAGCTCAGCTTCAAAAACATGTGCAAGCTCAAACCCCTGCTCAACAAGTGGCTGGAGGAGGCCGATTCGTCCACAGGCAGCCCGACCAGCATCGATAAGATCGCCGCCCAGggcaggaagaggaagaagaggacctCCATCGAGGTGAGCGTCAAAGGGGCCCTAGAGAGCCACTTCCTCAAGTGCCCCAAACCATCAGCTCAGGAGATCACCAACCTGGCCGACAGCCTGCAGCTGGAGAAGGAGGTGGTCCGAGTGTGGTTCTGTAACCGGAGGCAAAAAGAGAAGCGGATGACCCCACCAGGGATCCAGCAACAGACGCCAGATGATGTCTACTCCCAGGTGGGCAATGTGGGGGCCGACACGCCGCCCCCTCACCATGGGATGCAAACTAGTGTGCAATGA